The region ATGCGCTTTCTGTTGCTCGTCACCGGCGCATGGCTGGTTATTTTCTTTCTGACCCGCACGGTTCTGTTGCTCACTCATCTGGATGAGGCCGGTAGCGGTTTTCTCTCGGTTTTCGGTATCGGGTTTCTTTACGACCTCGGCTTCATTGCCTATGCGGCCTTACCAATGGGCCTCTACCTGCTGCTCTGCCCGCCCGCCTTGTGGCGCCGCCGTGGCCATCGCTGGTTTCTGCAAGGGCTGCTGACTGTCAGTCTGTTTGCCATGCTGTTCACCTCCGTCGCCGAATGGTTGTTCTGGGACGAGTTTGGTGTGCGCTTCAATTTCATCGCCGTCGATTACCTGGTGTATTCCGACGAAGTCTTGAACAACCTGCTGGAGTCGTACCCGATTGGTACGCTGCTGAGCATGCTCGCCGTGCTGGCCCTGGTCCTGAGCTTCGTGTTGCGCAAGGCTTTCAATGCCGCACTGGACGCGCCGCTGCCGCCGCTGCGCCGGCGCCTGTTCAATGCCTTGGCCCTGTTGATCGTGGCAGGCCTGAGTATGCAACTGCTCAGCCAGGACGCCCCGCGTGCCCAGGGTGGCAATGCCTATCAGAACGAACTGGCGAGCAATGGCCCGTATCAGTTCTTCGCCGCGTTCCGGAACAACGAACTGGATTACCCGCAGTTCTATAAAAGCCTGCCACCCGACGTCGTGGCCAAGCAGATTCGCGCCGAACTGAGCGAGCCGAACGCACAGTTCGTCGGCCAGGACCCGCAAGACATCCGCCGCAACATCGACAACCCGGGCACCCCGCGCAAGCCCAACATCGTGTTGGTGACCATCGAGAGCTTCAGCGCCAAGTACATGGGCAGCAATGGCGACGAGCGCAACCTGACACCAAACCTGGATGCCTTGCGTAAACAGAGCCTGTACTTCAACAACTTCTACGCCACCGGCACCCGTACCGACCGCGGCCTGGAAGCCATCACCCTGGCTATCCCGCCGACGCCGGGCCGCTCGATCGTCAAACGCGTGGGCCGTGAAAGCGGTTTCGCCAGCCTTGGCCAACAGCTCAATGCAGTGGGTTACGACAGCGTGTTCGTCTATGGCGGGCGCGGCTACTTTGACAATATGAACGCGTTCTTCAGCGGCAATGGTTATCGAGTTGTCGATCAAAGCAGCGTCGATGAATCAGAGATTCACTTCAAGAACGCCTGGGGCATGGCTGACGAAGACCTGTACAACCAGACCCTGAAACTGGCCGACGCCGACTATGCCAAACAGCAGCCGTTTCTGCTGCAACTGATGACCACCTCCAACCATCGTCCTTACACCTATCCGGAAAACCGGATCGACATCAAGTCCGGCAACGGTCGCGACGGTGCGGTGAAGTACACCGACTACGCCATCGGCCAGTTCCTTGAGCAGGCGCGTAAAAAGCCGTGGTTCGACAATACGATTTTCGTGTTCGTCGCCGACCACACCGCAGGCAGCGCCGGCAAGGAAGACTTGCCGATCAGCAACTATCAGATTCCGTTGTTCATCTACGCACCGAAGCTGATCGACGCCCGGGAAACCGCGCAGTTGGCCAGCCAGATCGATCTGGCGCCGACCCTGCTGGGCTTGCTGAACATGGACTACCAATCGACGTTCTTCGGCCGCAACCTGTTGCAGGACAACCCGCTGCCACCGCGGGTAGTGGTCGGTAACTATCAGCACCTGGGGTTGTTCGACGGCAAGGATCTGGCGATCCTGAGTCCGCGCCAAGGGCTGCGCCGTCACGACGACGCGCTGACCGAGAGCCGCGAATCGAAGGCCGAAGCCAGCGACCCGTTGATCACTCGCGCCATCACCTATTACCAAACCGCCAGTTATGGCTTCAAGCAACAGCTACTTGGCTGGAAAGCGCCCAAGGAGGGCGACCACCAAGTCAGCGAACGTTAATCGAATAGCCCCGGGCTGATGCCCCGGGGCTTTTTCTCATGTTCAGGATCCACCATGTCATCAACCGCTGCTCGCCCCGTCTCCCGGCCACTCAACTTCTGGGTGTGCCTTGGGGTTCCCGTCATTGCCGCAATCATTCTGGTGCTACTCGAACTGACATCGCTGGACATGAACCTGGCCAACCTCTTTTATGACCCGGTGGCCGGTGACTTCATTGGCCGGCACAGTTACTTCCTCGAAAACATCCTGCACAACAAGGCCAAGGACGTGGTCATTGCGTTCTCGGTGTTTGCCGTGATCGCGTTTATCTGCTCGTTTTTTGTTGAAAAACTCAAGCCGTTCAAACGGGAATTGGGCTGCCTGGTGTTGTCTCTCGCGCTGGCCACTTCCTTTGTCACGCCGGTCAAAGTGGTGACGTCGGTGCAATGCCCCTGGAGCCTGGAACAGTTCGGCGGTCATGAAACCTACAGCGAGCTGCTCAGCCCGCGCCCGCACACCGATAAACCCGGCCGTTGCTGGCCAGGCGGTCACGCGGCCACCGGTTTCACGCTGTTTGCACTGTTCTTCGTGTTGCGCGACCGGCGTCCGCGCCTGGCCCGCATCGCGTTTGTCTTCGCTTTTGCCCTCGGCTCGGTGTTTTCCATCGGCCGGATGATGCAGGGCGCGCACTTCTTCTCCCACAACGTGTGGACGGCGGTGTTCTGTTGGCTGATTTGCCTGGGGTCGTATTACTACGTGTTGTATCGACCGGCGGGCAAGGTTGATCGGGCTGACAAGGCAAAACCTGCCCGCGCCTGAAACACAGATCCAAATGTGAGAGCGGGCTTGCTCGCGAAGAGGGAGTGTCAGTCAACATCAATGTTGCCCGACACACCGCTTTCGCGAGCAAGCCCGCTCCCACAGGGTCCAGTGCAGTTTCAAGATCAGCGTAAATTGAGGGCAATAAAAAACCCCGCCTGCTTTCGCAGGCGGGGTTTTTTTATAGGGGTAAGGCTGGCTTACATCATGCCGCCCATGCCACCCATACCGCCCATGTCTGGCATACCGCCGCCAGCCGAGCCTTCATCTTTGATCTCAGCGATCATGGCTTCGGTGGTGATCATCAGGCTGGCGATGGAAGCCGCTGCCTGAAGAGCCGAACGAGTCACTTTAGCCGGGTCAAGGATGCCCATTTCGATCATGTCGCCGTATTCGCCGGTAGCAGCGTTGTAACCGTAGTTACCCGAACCCTGCTTGACCTTGTCGACTACTACGCTTGGCTCGTCGCCGGAGTTGGCAACGATCTGACGCAGTGGCGCTTCAACAGCGCGACGCAGCAACTGGATACCAACGTCTTGATCGGCGTTGTCGCCTTTCAGTTCGGAGATAGCCTGCAGAGCGCGAACCAGTGCCACGCCACCGCCAGGTACCACGCCTTCTTCAACGGCTGCACGAGTAGCGTGCAGGGCGTCTTCAACGCGGGCTTTCTTCTCTTTCATTTCAACTTCGGAACCAGCGCCAACCTTGATCACTGCAACGCCGCCGGACAGCTTGGCCAGACGCTCTTGCAGTTTTTCACGGTCGTAGTCGGACGAAGTGTCAGCCACTTGCTGACGGATTTGCAGAACGCGAGCCTGGATATCAGCTTCAACGCCGGCGCCGTCGATCACGGTGGTGTTTTCTTTGGACAGGATCACGCGCTTGGCATTACCCAGGTGTTCCAGGGTAGTGCTTTCCAGGCTCAGACCGATCTCTTCGGAGATAACGGTACCGCCGGTCAGGACGGCGATGTCCTGCAGCATGGGCCTTGCGACGGTCGCCGAAGCCGGGAGCCTTGACGGCTGACCGACTTGAAGATGCCGCGGATCTTGTTCACAACCAGAGTCGCCAAGGCTTCGCCTTCAACGTCTTCAGCCACGATCAGCAGTGGACGGCCGGCTTTTGCAACGGCTTCCAGTACTGGCAACATTTCGCGGATGTTGGAGATTTTTTTGTCGACCAGCAGGATCAGCGGACCGTCGAGCTCGGCGGTCATGGTCTCTGGCTTGTTGACGAAGTACGGGGAC is a window of Pseudomonas sp. 10S4 DNA encoding:
- a CDS encoding phosphatase PAP2 family protein — protein: MSSTAARPVSRPLNFWVCLGVPVIAAIILVLLELTSLDMNLANLFYDPVAGDFIGRHSYFLENILHNKAKDVVIAFSVFAVIAFICSFFVEKLKPFKRELGCLVLSLALATSFVTPVKVVTSVQCPWSLEQFGGHETYSELLSPRPHTDKPGRCWPGGHAATGFTLFALFFVLRDRRPRLARIAFVFAFALGSVFSIGRMMQGAHFFSHNVWTAVFCWLICLGSYYYVLYRPAGKVDRADKAKPARA
- a CDS encoding LTA synthase family protein, with protein sequence MDFFKTAPMRFLLLVTGAWLVIFFLTRTVLLLTHLDEAGSGFLSVFGIGFLYDLGFIAYAALPMGLYLLLCPPALWRRRGHRWFLQGLLTVSLFAMLFTSVAEWLFWDEFGVRFNFIAVDYLVYSDEVLNNLLESYPIGTLLSMLAVLALVLSFVLRKAFNAALDAPLPPLRRRLFNALALLIVAGLSMQLLSQDAPRAQGGNAYQNELASNGPYQFFAAFRNNELDYPQFYKSLPPDVVAKQIRAELSEPNAQFVGQDPQDIRRNIDNPGTPRKPNIVLVTIESFSAKYMGSNGDERNLTPNLDALRKQSLYFNNFYATGTRTDRGLEAITLAIPPTPGRSIVKRVGRESGFASLGQQLNAVGYDSVFVYGGRGYFDNMNAFFSGNGYRVVDQSSVDESEIHFKNAWGMADEDLYNQTLKLADADYAKQQPFLLQLMTTSNHRPYTYPENRIDIKSGNGRDGAVKYTDYAIGQFLEQARKKPWFDNTIFVFVADHTAGSAGKEDLPISNYQIPLFIYAPKLIDARETAQLASQIDLAPTLLGLLNMDYQSTFFGRNLLQDNPLPPRVVVGNYQHLGLFDGKDLAILSPRQGLRRHDDALTESRESKAEASDPLITRAITYYQTASYGFKQQLLGWKAPKEGDHQVSER